The proteins below come from a single Synechococcus sp. WH 8101 genomic window:
- a CDS encoding LysR substrate-binding domain-containing protein, with product MVDLDTLACLDGLIWLRTGREVATRLKLDQSSVSRRQRICAKSFGISLEKNDQEWVLNGDQTLLNLEREVHQKARLSGLRPLRLEATYWTLPLLCNPEPSGWIAGLSNLVGMEPNLSLLRRRICDAWICGLPDRPDENDPDLCAVPLCAMPLHLLVQADHPLLKQAHIRLEDLQQFPSLALPDGAYPIVERELKKLGLWNTPVHMSRYRRERWEGRSAKDVTIGYGHCLSQAVSGDGLVPLPITLPFRSGEALVLQRDLRDEPAMATLIHTLKERLAHLQPRFPELALAP from the coding sequence ATGGTTGATCTCGACACGCTGGCCTGCCTGGACGGCCTGATTTGGCTGCGAACCGGTCGGGAGGTGGCCACCCGGTTGAAGCTTGACCAGTCATCAGTGAGCCGCCGCCAGCGGATCTGCGCCAAAAGCTTCGGCATCAGCCTGGAGAAAAACGATCAGGAATGGGTCCTGAACGGCGACCAGACCCTGCTGAACCTGGAACGGGAGGTGCACCAGAAAGCCCGCCTGTCGGGCCTGCGTCCCCTGCGCCTGGAGGCGACTTACTGGACCCTGCCCCTGCTCTGCAACCCCGAACCCAGCGGCTGGATCGCCGGTCTCTCCAATCTGGTCGGCATGGAGCCGAATCTGTCTCTGTTGCGTCGCAGGATCTGCGATGCCTGGATCTGCGGCCTGCCGGACCGCCCCGACGAGAACGACCCCGACCTCTGCGCCGTTCCCCTCTGCGCCATGCCACTGCACCTGCTGGTGCAGGCGGATCACCCCTTGCTGAAACAAGCCCACATCCGCCTCGAAGATCTGCAGCAATTCCCCAGCCTGGCCCTGCCCGATGGCGCTTATCCGATCGTCGAACGGGAACTGAAAAAGCTCGGCCTCTGGAACACGCCCGTGCACATGAGCCGCTATCGCCGGGAGCGCTGGGAGGGGCGGAGCGCCAAGGATGTGACGATCGGCTATGGGCACTGCCTGAGCCAGGCGGTGTCCGGCGACGGGCTGGTGCCTCTCCCCATCACCCTGCCGTTCCGCTCAGGCGAAGCCCTGGTGCTGCAGCGCGACCTCCGCGACGAACCGGCGATGGCCACCCTGATCCACACGCTCAAAGAACGCTTGGCCCACCTGCAGCCCCGCTTCCCCGAGCTGGCACTGGCCCCCTGA
- the aroQ gene encoding type II 3-dehydroquinate dehydratase produces MRLLLLNGPNLNLLGRREPGLYGQQSLAAIEQSLQERAAAAEVALDCFQSNFEGALVERIHQAMGQVDGILINAGAYTHTSIALRDALLGVAIPFVELHLSNTHAREPFRHHSLLADRAVGVVSGFGATSYTLAFDGLLQHLRAAVAGS; encoded by the coding sequence ATGCGCCTTCTGCTGCTCAATGGCCCCAATCTCAACCTGCTCGGTCGACGCGAGCCTGGGTTGTATGGCCAGCAGAGCCTGGCGGCAATCGAGCAGTCGCTGCAGGAGCGTGCGGCGGCGGCAGAGGTGGCGCTCGACTGCTTTCAGAGCAATTTTGAAGGTGCCCTTGTGGAGCGGATCCACCAGGCCATGGGCCAGGTGGATGGAATCCTGATCAATGCGGGCGCCTACACCCACACTTCGATCGCACTGCGCGATGCACTGCTGGGGGTGGCCATTCCCTTTGTGGAGCTTCACCTGAGCAATACCCATGCCCGCGAACCGTTCCGTCATCACTCGTTGCTGGCGGATCGCGCCGTAGGCGTGGTGAGTGGTTTCGGGGCCACCAGCTACACCCTGGCCTTCGATGGATTGCTGCAGCATCTGAGGGCTGCAGTGGCTGGGAGTTGA
- a CDS encoding tRNA-(ms[2]io[6]A)-hydroxylase, with protein sequence MVTSIRWLAAPTSEAWVEQAIARPIEVLIDHAHCERKAAGAAVQLMFRYLCEPGLGEALSPLAREELEHFEQVLALLQARGRYLEPLPSPGYGAQLAKQVRRGEPERMLDSFLVAGLIEARSHERMALLAEHSPDPELRDLYASLLQSEARHFGLYWVLCEERWSRELIVPRLEALALAEVEALSGDLERPEDVRMHSVGIRKQSPKEA encoded by the coding sequence ATGGTGACGAGTATTCGTTGGTTGGCTGCCCCCACCAGTGAGGCCTGGGTTGAGCAGGCGATCGCGCGGCCGATCGAGGTCTTGATCGATCACGCCCATTGCGAACGCAAGGCGGCGGGGGCGGCGGTGCAGCTGATGTTCCGCTATCTCTGCGAGCCAGGTCTCGGCGAGGCGCTCAGTCCGCTGGCTCGCGAGGAGCTGGAGCATTTTGAGCAGGTGCTTGCGCTTCTGCAGGCGCGGGGGCGCTATCTCGAACCCCTGCCCTCTCCGGGATACGGCGCCCAGTTGGCCAAGCAGGTGCGCCGGGGTGAGCCCGAGCGCATGCTCGATTCCTTCCTGGTGGCCGGCTTGATCGAGGCGCGCAGCCATGAGCGGATGGCGCTGCTGGCGGAGCACAGCCCGGATCCGGAGCTGCGGGATCTCTACGCCAGCCTGCTGCAGAGCGAGGCCCGTCATTTCGGCCTCTACTGGGTGCTGTGCGAGGAGCGCTGGTCACGCGAGCTGATCGTTCCCCGTTTGGAGGCGTTGGCGCTCGCAGAGGTAGAGGCGTTATCTGGAGATCTGGAGCGTCCCGAGGATGTGCGGATGCATTCCGTTGGAATCCGCAAGCAAAGTCCAAAAGAAGCCTGA
- a CDS encoding acireductone dioxygenase translates to MSHLRLYSIEPPATSSHEEANLESEDVRVIQTELRRRGIRFERWPARQSLAPGADQDSILHAYRDEITAVQAGGDYATVDAIRITPDHPDRVALRAKFLEEHTHAEDEVRFFVEGQGLFCLHINEEVIQVLCCAGDWIAVPAGTKHWFDMGSKPSFCAIRFFNNPEGWVARFTGDPIARLYPRLD, encoded by the coding sequence ATGAGCCACCTGCGTCTTTATTCCATCGAGCCACCTGCCACATCCAGTCACGAGGAGGCCAACCTCGAAAGTGAAGACGTCCGCGTGATTCAGACCGAACTGCGGCGCCGTGGCATTCGTTTCGAACGCTGGCCGGCTCGGCAGTCCTTAGCCCCGGGCGCTGACCAGGACAGCATCCTTCACGCCTACCGCGACGAAATCACTGCAGTGCAGGCGGGCGGTGATTATGCGACCGTCGACGCGATCCGCATCACACCAGACCACCCTGATCGCGTCGCCCTGCGGGCGAAATTTCTCGAGGAACATACCCATGCCGAGGATGAGGTGCGTTTTTTCGTGGAAGGCCAGGGGTTGTTCTGCCTCCACATCAACGAGGAGGTGATTCAGGTGCTGTGCTGCGCCGGCGACTGGATCGCCGTTCCCGCTGGCACCAAGCATTGGTTCGACATGGGATCCAAGCCCTCGTTCTGCGCCATCCGCTTCTTCAACAACCCGGAAGGCTGGGTCGCCCGGTTCACAGGCGACCCGATCGCGCGTCTGTACCCGCGCCTCGACTGA
- a CDS encoding phosphatase PAP2 family protein, giving the protein MLRSFRLRPLAASIAPLAGLGLAVMAPVSRAADANPAVGLSLQVAPLAKAVGQPPRAGSAALARDLSVLRWIQTSRDPQQVRHAWTYLDRVPTAFEPAIGSDLSKTAPRIKAGVPAFVKVVETVKDQLKESIARPRPFLSHADLKPCLPLERSKSYPSGHATWYTATSLLLADLLPQRRERLLAVGEQGVAARVTCGVHYPSDVEAGQRLAAAGVAQILASDQWQRFKASVQEEVKALMVPPPAGLPLLFD; this is encoded by the coding sequence ATGCTTCGCTCGTTTCGTCTGCGGCCCCTCGCTGCTTCGATCGCTCCGCTCGCTGGCCTTGGGCTGGCGGTCATGGCTCCGGTCTCCCGGGCTGCGGATGCCAATCCGGCGGTGGGGCTGAGCCTTCAGGTGGCGCCCCTCGCCAAGGCGGTCGGTCAGCCGCCGCGAGCGGGCAGTGCCGCTCTGGCCAGGGATCTTTCCGTGCTGCGTTGGATCCAGACGAGCCGGGATCCGCAGCAGGTGCGCCATGCCTGGACTTACCTCGATCGGGTACCCACCGCCTTTGAACCGGCAATCGGTTCCGACCTCAGCAAGACAGCCCCGCGTATCAAGGCCGGTGTGCCCGCTTTCGTGAAGGTGGTGGAGACGGTCAAAGATCAGCTCAAGGAGTCCATCGCTCGCCCGCGTCCGTTTCTGAGCCACGCCGATCTCAAACCTTGTTTGCCGCTGGAGCGCTCGAAGAGCTATCCCAGTGGCCATGCCACCTGGTACACAGCCACCAGCCTGCTTCTGGCTGATCTTTTGCCGCAGCGGCGCGAGCGATTGCTGGCGGTGGGTGAGCAGGGGGTGGCCGCCCGGGTCACCTGTGGCGTGCACTACCCAAGCGATGTGGAGGCTGGACAGCGGCTGGCTGCGGCTGGAGTGGCCCAGATCCTTGCCAGCGACCAGTGGCAGCGGTTCAAGGCGTCGGTGCAGGAGGAGGTGAAGGCCCTGATGGTGCCGCCGCCCGCCGGACTCCCTCTGCTGTTCGACTGA
- the cobI gene encoding precorrin-2 C(20)-methyltransferase: MVIVLNSAAPPLVASPVSAPGLALIGVGPGNPEWLTLAAHQALQQAEVVAYPVARRDATGMAATIVERFLLPEQQRLPLVFPMVRAMESLRPAWIAAADALAAAVTAGRRVVFLCEGDVSLFATGSYVLLALRQHHPDCPVRLIPGVSSVAAAAAQGAWPLALQQEGLLIRPCPDDAAALQRVLRWAQEENTVLALLKLGQRWRWVQPLLAEQQLLHNALFAERIGWPDQRVLPAAAVPAGERPYFSQLLIRQGEVLADV; encoded by the coding sequence ATGGTCATCGTTCTGAACAGCGCTGCACCTCCTCTTGTTGCATCGCCCGTGTCCGCGCCCGGCTTGGCGCTGATCGGGGTGGGTCCGGGGAATCCCGAGTGGCTCACCCTCGCGGCCCATCAGGCCCTGCAGCAGGCGGAGGTGGTGGCCTATCCGGTGGCGAGACGCGACGCCACCGGCATGGCGGCCACGATCGTGGAGCGGTTTCTGCTGCCGGAGCAGCAACGGTTACCCCTGGTGTTCCCGATGGTTCGGGCCATGGAATCGCTGCGACCGGCCTGGATCGCTGCGGCCGATGCGCTGGCGGCGGCGGTGACGGCTGGTCGGCGCGTGGTGTTTCTGTGCGAGGGGGATGTGTCGCTCTTCGCCACGGGGAGTTACGTGCTGCTCGCGCTGCGGCAGCACCACCCCGACTGTCCGGTGCGCCTCATCCCCGGGGTGTCCTCCGTAGCGGCGGCGGCAGCCCAGGGGGCCTGGCCCCTGGCCCTGCAGCAGGAGGGATTGCTGATCCGTCCCTGCCCCGACGATGCTGCGGCGCTTCAGCGTGTGTTGCGCTGGGCGCAGGAGGAGAACACGGTGCTGGCCCTGCTCAAGCTGGGCCAGCGTTGGCGCTGGGTGCAGCCGTTGCTGGCGGAGCAACAGCTTCTTCACAACGCCCTGTTCGCAGAGCGGATCGGCTGGCCCGATCAGCGGGTGCTGCCGGCGGCGGCGGTGCCGGCGGGGGAACGGCCCTATTTCTCCCAGCTATTGATCCGCCAGGGTGAGGTTTTGGCCGATGTCTGA
- a CDS encoding DUF4079 domain-containing protein, whose product MSELGVLCMALPALTPLQWCALVHPVLIILFVYPVVGATIRLGILARERRLQINPIAPTVPIEHADHGRWVTGALVLAVLLAFSQEVAAAWIEQPLDPAEVPARLLALVVATLGVLAALAALLRASRTSRRLGWGLACWLGLLLLGSQPEVERLADSPLQALFWQSHFWGGVLLTGCFLLSTALQAEIAARPRIRRMHVALNLLVALLFATQAISGTRTLLLA is encoded by the coding sequence ATGTCTGAACTCGGCGTTCTGTGCATGGCGTTGCCGGCACTCACCCCACTGCAGTGGTGCGCGCTGGTGCACCCGGTGCTGATCATCCTGTTTGTGTACCCCGTGGTGGGTGCGACGATCCGCTTGGGGATTCTGGCGCGAGAACGCCGGCTGCAGATCAATCCGATCGCCCCCACCGTGCCGATCGAACATGCCGACCATGGCCGCTGGGTGACGGGGGCGCTGGTGCTGGCGGTTCTGCTGGCCTTCTCCCAGGAGGTGGCGGCCGCCTGGATTGAGCAGCCCCTCGATCCGGCCGAGGTTCCCGCCCGCTTGCTGGCGCTGGTGGTGGCCACCCTGGGCGTGCTGGCGGCCTTGGCCGCCCTGCTGCGGGCGTCCCGCACCTCCCGTCGGCTCGGCTGGGGCCTGGCCTGCTGGTTGGGCCTGCTGCTGCTGGGCTCCCAGCCGGAGGTGGAGCGCCTGGCGGATTCTCCGTTGCAGGCCCTGTTCTGGCAGTCCCATTTCTGGGGTGGGGTGCTGCTGACCGGCTGTTTCTTGCTCTCGACGGCGCTGCAGGCAGAAATTGCGGCCAGGCCGCGGATCCGTCGTATGCACGTGGCTCTCAACCTGCTGGTGGCTCTGCTGTTCGCCACCCAGGCGATCAGCGGGACCCGAACATTGCTGTTGGCTTGA
- a CDS encoding cellulose synthase catalytic subunit — translation MSAAVWLPLLVLIWPLWLQRRPEQQSPLWARRSLILLINLLTLRYLVWRVSDSLNLSSTLSTALSLVLLLAEGWLLLTGLIPLWLAWRPFPDRRHEADARWRQWQQSSWRPSVDILVPTRGEPLAVLERSLVGCCAQTYPRTTVWVLDDSGRPEVRQLASSLGCRYLHRPERHGAKAGNLNHGLRHSHGELVAVFDADFIPQRHFLERCIGFLQEPDVALVQTPQTFINADPVMRNLRMEHWLLSDEESFYRWIEPVRDGWGAVVCAGTAFLVRREALNSVGGFVEQAISEDFVTGIALRRQGWRLRYLQEKLSAGLAAESMADFVRQRQRWAAGTLQSLRMKEGPLGGTGLPAGQRLAYLEGVVHWFNNLPRLVLLLMPLSYGLLGVVPIRLTAEAAVALLLPLWATLLLSLGWLNRGSRAAFLSELTGWVLTVPLTITVISQLWGRLGGFRVTPKHQRRDRGSWSLPLVAPLLLLILLNGFNLVGLLVPTTPLLGLALQGQPVGLVWALLNLLSLLVALRACWDPAATDPAPWQAMDWEARLEDAGGHSHPCRITAISERGVELTVTEPPPPLVSSTCLHWSPDVPPLSVTLCAQERGRLALDWGELSNHQRHALLRWLFTRPGCWVDRQAKGEWRALLALIARIPPPWRGPGPFARSLIPQTVKPTAMFGSR, via the coding sequence ATGAGCGCAGCCGTCTGGCTTCCCCTCCTGGTGCTGATCTGGCCCCTCTGGCTGCAGCGACGCCCTGAGCAACAGTCGCCTCTGTGGGCACGACGCAGCCTGATCCTGCTGATCAACCTGCTCACCCTCCGCTATCTGGTCTGGCGCGTCAGCGACAGCCTCAACCTGAGCAGCACGCTCAGCACGGCCCTCAGCCTGGTGTTGCTCCTGGCGGAGGGATGGCTGCTGCTCACAGGCCTGATTCCCCTTTGGCTGGCCTGGCGCCCTTTCCCTGACCGTCGGCACGAAGCCGACGCGCGGTGGCGGCAATGGCAGCAGAGCAGCTGGCGACCCAGCGTCGACATCCTGGTGCCCACCCGGGGCGAACCGCTGGCCGTGCTGGAGCGCAGCCTGGTGGGCTGCTGCGCCCAGACCTACCCCCGCACCACGGTGTGGGTTCTCGATGACAGCGGCCGGCCGGAGGTGCGGCAACTGGCCAGCTCCCTTGGCTGTCGCTACCTACACCGCCCGGAGCGCCATGGCGCCAAAGCCGGCAATCTCAACCACGGTCTGCGCCATAGCCACGGCGAACTGGTGGCCGTGTTCGATGCCGATTTCATTCCCCAGCGCCATTTCCTGGAGCGCTGCATCGGCTTTCTGCAGGAGCCCGATGTGGCGCTGGTGCAGACGCCGCAGACCTTCATCAACGCCGATCCGGTGATGCGCAATCTGCGCATGGAACACTGGCTGCTCTCCGATGAGGAGAGCTTCTACCGCTGGATCGAGCCCGTTCGCGACGGCTGGGGGGCGGTGGTGTGCGCTGGCACGGCCTTTCTGGTACGCCGCGAGGCGCTCAACAGCGTGGGTGGCTTCGTGGAACAGGCGATTTCAGAGGATTTCGTCACCGGAATCGCCCTCCGTCGCCAGGGGTGGCGCCTCCGCTATCTGCAGGAAAAGCTCAGCGCTGGCCTGGCCGCGGAATCCATGGCCGACTTCGTGCGCCAACGGCAGCGATGGGCGGCGGGCACCTTGCAGAGCCTGCGCATGAAAGAGGGGCCTCTCGGGGGCACGGGGCTGCCGGCAGGGCAACGCCTCGCCTATCTGGAGGGAGTCGTGCACTGGTTCAACAATCTGCCGCGGCTTGTGCTGCTGCTGATGCCCCTCAGCTACGGCCTCCTGGGCGTGGTGCCGATCCGCCTGACGGCCGAAGCGGCCGTGGCCTTGCTGCTACCGCTGTGGGCCACCCTGCTGCTCAGCCTGGGCTGGCTGAACCGGGGCTCCCGCGCCGCCTTCCTCAGTGAACTGACCGGATGGGTGCTCACCGTGCCTCTCACCATCACGGTGATCAGCCAGCTCTGGGGTCGCCTGGGTGGCTTCCGAGTCACCCCGAAACATCAACGCCGCGACCGGGGTAGCTGGAGCCTGCCCCTGGTAGCCCCCCTGCTGCTGTTGATCCTGCTCAATGGCTTCAACCTGGTGGGGCTGCTTGTGCCAACGACGCCGCTCTTGGGCCTGGCCCTGCAAGGCCAACCGGTGGGCCTGGTCTGGGCGCTGCTGAATCTCCTGAGCCTGCTGGTGGCCCTGCGGGCCTGCTGGGATCCCGCCGCCACCGACCCGGCACCCTGGCAGGCCATGGATTGGGAAGCCCGCCTCGAAGACGCGGGCGGGCACAGCCATCCCTGCCGGATCACGGCGATCAGCGAACGGGGCGTCGAACTGACCGTGACGGAGCCGCCACCGCCGCTGGTGAGCAGCACCTGCCTGCACTGGAGCCCCGATGTGCCCCCACTCAGCGTGACGCTGTGTGCCCAGGAGCGCGGTCGTCTGGCACTCGACTGGGGCGAGCTGAGCAACCACCAACGGCACGCCCTGTTGCGCTGGCTGTTCACGCGACCGGGATGCTGGGTCGACCGGCAGGCCAAGGGCGAATGGCGGGCGCTTCTGGCCCTGATCGCACGAATTCCACCGCCGTGGCGCGGGCCTGGCCCATTCGCCCGCAGCCTGATCCCGCAGACCGTCAAGCCAACAGCAATGTTCGGGTCCCGCTGA
- the dusB gene encoding tRNA dihydrouridine synthase DusB codes for MVVIAPSRPQGALHLTGSGTSRQLRCRVLQSPLAGVSDRVFRSLVRRWAPDALLFTEMVNATSLELGHGRRKVEELAEEQGPIGVQLFDHRPAAMAEAARRAEAAGAFLIDINMGCPVRKIARKGGGSGLIQTPELACRIVETVAAAVSIPVTVKTRLGWSELEAGSAAAVSWCQQLERAGAQLLTLHGRTRNQGFKGAADWQAIAAVQEALAIPVIANGDVNNPEDAARCLAITGAAGVMVGRGSMGAPWLVGQIDAALCGRPIPATPAGAERLELARDQLQALVASRGDHGLLIARKHMSWTCTGFPGAPQLRHALIRAPTPAAALELLDTARQTLDGTDP; via the coding sequence ATGGTGGTCATCGCCCCCTCACGCCCTCAGGGCGCTCTGCATTTGACGGGGTCGGGCACCTCCCGTCAGCTGCGCTGCCGGGTCTTGCAGTCGCCCCTGGCCGGCGTGAGCGACCGGGTGTTCCGCTCCCTTGTGCGGCGCTGGGCGCCCGATGCGCTGCTGTTCACGGAGATGGTGAATGCCACCAGCCTGGAACTGGGCCATGGACGCCGCAAGGTGGAGGAACTGGCGGAAGAGCAGGGACCGATCGGGGTGCAACTGTTCGATCACCGCCCGGCGGCGATGGCGGAGGCGGCCCGGCGCGCCGAAGCGGCAGGCGCCTTTCTGATCGACATCAACATGGGCTGTCCCGTGCGCAAGATCGCTCGCAAAGGAGGCGGCAGCGGCCTGATCCAGACCCCGGAGCTGGCCTGCCGCATCGTTGAAACAGTGGCCGCAGCCGTGTCGATTCCCGTCACCGTGAAAACCCGCCTGGGCTGGAGTGAGCTTGAGGCTGGATCCGCCGCCGCTGTGAGCTGGTGCCAGCAGCTGGAGCGAGCCGGTGCCCAACTGCTCACCCTGCATGGACGCACCCGCAACCAGGGCTTCAAGGGGGCGGCCGACTGGCAGGCGATCGCCGCGGTGCAAGAGGCGTTGGCGATTCCTGTGATCGCCAACGGTGATGTGAACAACCCCGAAGATGCTGCACGCTGCCTGGCCATCACCGGTGCGGCTGGCGTGATGGTGGGCCGGGGCAGCATGGGCGCCCCATGGCTGGTGGGGCAAATCGATGCCGCCCTCTGCGGACGGCCCATTCCCGCCACGCCGGCCGGGGCCGAACGCCTCGAGCTGGCCCGCGATCAGCTGCAGGCCCTCGTCGCCAGCCGCGGCGACCACGGCCTGCTGATCGCCCGCAAGCACATGAGTTGGACCTGCACCGGCTTTCCCGGCGCCCCCCAGCTGCGCCATGCCCTGATACGGGCCCCCACGCCTGCGGCCGCGCTGGAGCTGCTGGACACCGCCAGGCAGACACTCGATGGCACCGATCCATGA
- a CDS encoding DUF1823 family protein: MSASPWPLSVELLERILDDRLSDRFVAERIWERLGYQPAADDGGEPWRAGPETPDAWRQAFPQAPEVIATRPASVQLTRSIPPEYKQLLKQQLGFQGYRIGGLYPRRTRRATAVNWLLAWLAERGESLPPQGPVPELLPPPEDPVRGHPGDPPVG; this comes from the coding sequence ATGTCGGCATCACCCTGGCCGCTCAGTGTGGAGCTGCTGGAGCGGATCCTCGACGATCGCCTCTCGGATCGTTTCGTGGCAGAACGGATCTGGGAGCGGCTGGGGTACCAGCCGGCGGCGGACGACGGCGGGGAGCCCTGGCGTGCCGGACCCGAGACCCCGGACGCGTGGCGGCAGGCCTTCCCCCAGGCACCGGAGGTGATCGCCACGCGGCCGGCTTCCGTGCAGCTCACCCGGTCGATTCCGCCGGAGTACAAGCAACTGCTCAAACAGCAGCTCGGTTTTCAGGGGTATCGCATCGGTGGCCTCTACCCCCGCCGCACCCGGCGTGCCACCGCGGTGAACTGGCTGCTGGCCTGGCTGGCGGAGCGGGGTGAGTCGCTGCCGCCGCAGGGACCCGTGCCGGAGCTGCTGCCGCCACCGGAGGATCCGGTGCGAGGCCACCCAGGCGATCCACCGGTGGGCTGA
- a CDS encoding L,D-transpeptidase, with the protein MLELIATLVVDLSDQQLTVYDRNEQVVRVIPVSTGKASTPTPTGHASVLTKYRSVTMRGRNYVAPGVPYAMCITANELICMHGAPWQEDAGQAFGVPRSNGCVRMPTHQARWLFENTRKGTKVIIQV; encoded by the coding sequence ATGCTCGAGCTCATCGCCACACTCGTGGTCGACCTCTCCGACCAGCAACTCACCGTTTACGACCGAAATGAGCAGGTGGTGCGGGTGATCCCCGTCAGTACCGGCAAGGCGTCCACCCCCACCCCCACCGGTCACGCCTCCGTGCTCACGAAATACCGCTCCGTCACTATGCGCGGGCGCAACTACGTCGCCCCTGGCGTGCCTTATGCCATGTGCATCACGGCCAACGAGCTCATCTGCATGCACGGCGCCCCCTGGCAGGAAGACGCCGGTCAGGCCTTCGGTGTGCCGCGCAGCAATGGCTGCGTGCGGATGCCCACTCACCAGGCCCGCTGGCTGTTTGAAAACACCCGCAAGGGCACGAAGGTGATCATTCAGGTGTGA